The Manihot esculenta cultivar AM560-2 chromosome 1, M.esculenta_v8, whole genome shotgun sequence genome has a window encoding:
- the LOC110626693 gene encoding uncharacterized protein LOC110626693 codes for MNFKKEFPGLMLRDDFWNAAKSTHSYEFWLHMKNLKPKRDQKSYDWLINIPFSQWTRHVFWPEAKCDNYTNNMTESFNAWIVKLRGLPIINIIESIRQKCMVRLHRRFAKAQTWEGIVTPRTKKVLNKIITANRFLKLLPGRNEEYEVHEGPCRFAVSLAKRTCSCGWWDISGLPCKHAARAIAYVRGNIEEFCHEYYTVQCYSRAYAGAIHLVPQTELEPDNEHPSMLPPLLRRQPGRPRKARKRDESEPSARGRRTATVTCARCLQTGHNKRTCQYAAIGANMTASQKKRKHTTASGAGTSRGVNTNQVGSSDGPTI; via the exons ATGAATTTCAAGAAAGAGTTCCCTGGACTCATGCTCAGAGATGATTTTTGGAATGCTGCAAAGAGTACTCATTCTTATGAGTTTTGGCTTCACATGAAGAATTTGAAGCCCAAGCGAGATCAAAAGTCATATGACTGGTTGATCAACATACCATTCAGTCAATGGACTAGACATGTATTCTGGCCTGAAGCTAAGTGTGACAATTACACTAACAACATGACCGAATCATTCAATGCATGGATAGTGAAATTGAGAGGTTTGCCTATTATCAATATTATTGAATCTATTAGGCAGAAATGTATGGTTAGGTTGCATAGAAGATTTGCTAAAGCTCAAACATGGGAAGGGATAGTTACACCAAGAACAAAGAaagtattgaataaaatcattaCTGCCAATAGGTTTCTTAAGTTGCTCCCTGGTAGAAATGAAGAGTATGAGGTTCATGAGGGTCCATGTAGGTTTGCTGTTAGTTTAGCTAAAAGGACATGCAGTTGTGGATGGTGGGATATAAGTGGTTTACCATGCAAGCATGCTGCTAGAGCAATTGCATATGTTAGGGGCAATATTGAAGAGTTTTGCCATGAATATTACACTGTGCAGTGCTATTCAAGAGCTTATGCAGGTGCCATACATCTTGTTCCTCAAACTGAGCTTGAACCTGATAATGAACACCCATCAATGTTGCCACCTCTTTTGAGGAGGCAACCAGGAAGGCCAAGGAAGGCTAGAAAGAGAGATGAGAGTGAACCATCAGCAAGAGGAAGGAGGACAGCAACTGTCACTTGTGCTAGGTGCTTACAAACAGGCCACAATAAGAGAACTTGTCAATATGCTGCTATTGGG GCAAATATGACTGCAAGTCAAAAGAAGAGAAAACACACTACTGCATCAGGTGCGGGGACTTCAAGAGGGGTTAATACTAATCAAGTGGGATCAAGTGATGGACCAACTATCTAA